The Solibacillus sp. FSL W7-1464 genome contains a region encoding:
- a CDS encoding acetoin utilization protein AcuC → MKKAVFIYSPEQLTYKFSDTHPFNHKRLHLTIDLLKNIGALQNEDIVPARIATDEEIALAHDMQYIEIVKKAGHGELTVQQGEPYGIGTEDTPIFKNMHEASALLVGGTLQAVDQVLQGKAQHALNLGGGLHHGFRGKASGFCIYNDSSVAIKYIQEKYGLRVLYVDTDAHHGDGVQWSFYDDPNVCTLSIHETGRYLFPGTGNITERGNGEGYGTSFNFPIDAFTEDESFLEIYEQSMREVFEFFKPDVVLTQNGADAHYFDPLTHLYGTMNIYKEIPKLAHKLAHEYCEGRWIAVGGGGYDIWRVVPRAWSHIWTEMTDQPAPTGPLPQQWLDKWQAESPVPLIPTWNDPYPLYDPIPRKAEIEEKNARMLEKALHIIRTEKNRS, encoded by the coding sequence ATGAAAAAAGCTGTATTTATTTATTCACCGGAACAACTTACTTACAAATTTTCGGACACCCACCCGTTTAACCATAAACGATTACACTTAACGATTGATTTACTGAAAAATATCGGTGCACTCCAAAATGAGGATATCGTCCCTGCCCGTATTGCAACAGATGAAGAAATTGCACTGGCCCACGACATGCAGTATATCGAAATCGTAAAAAAAGCTGGTCATGGGGAGTTAACCGTCCAGCAAGGGGAACCATATGGTATTGGAACAGAGGATACACCGATTTTTAAAAATATGCACGAAGCAAGCGCGCTGTTGGTCGGCGGGACCTTACAGGCGGTCGATCAGGTACTGCAGGGAAAAGCCCAGCACGCATTAAACTTGGGCGGCGGTCTCCATCACGGATTCCGCGGAAAAGCATCCGGTTTTTGCATTTATAATGACAGCAGTGTAGCCATTAAATATATTCAGGAGAAGTACGGCCTGCGCGTTTTATATGTAGATACTGATGCCCATCATGGGGATGGCGTTCAATGGTCCTTTTATGATGATCCGAATGTATGTACATTGTCGATTCATGAGACGGGCCGCTATTTATTTCCGGGTACAGGCAATATTACAGAGCGCGGGAACGGTGAAGGATACGGTACTTCTTTTAACTTCCCGATAGATGCGTTTACAGAAGATGAAAGCTTTCTGGAAATATATGAACAGTCAATGCGGGAAGTATTTGAATTTTTCAAACCCGATGTCGTACTGACACAAAATGGTGCAGATGCCCATTATTTTGACCCGCTCACACATCTGTACGGGACAATGAATATTTATAAAGAAATACCGAAGCTTGCGCATAAATTGGCACATGAATATTGTGAAGGCCGCTGGATTGCTGTAGGTGGCGGAGGGTATGATATTTGGCGGGTCGTTCCGCGGGCCTGGTCCCATATTTGGACAGAGATGACCGATCAGCCTGCTCCGACTGGACCGTTACCGCAGCAATGGCTTGATAAATGGCAAGCGGAATCACCTGTTCCGCTAATCCCGACCTGGAATGACCCATACCCATTATATGACCCTATTCCGCGCAAAGCTGAAATTGAGGAAAAAAATGCACGAATGCTTGAAAAAGCACTACATATAATTCGGACAGAAAAAAACCGTTCGTAA